In one window of Pseudobdellovibrionaceae bacterium DNA:
- a CDS encoding cupredoxin domain-containing protein, which translates to MKILALFLSMIGLSSIAHGGQTHNVEVTQKGFEPSRIEVKAGEEVTLNITRKVKVTCAKKVTVPSEKIEKDLPLNKAVPVTFTPSKKGEIKFGCAMKQMLGGVIVVN; encoded by the coding sequence ATGAAAATATTAGCATTATTTTTATCAATGATCGGACTATCATCAATCGCTCATGGGGGCCAAACTCACAATGTTGAGGTGACGCAAAAAGGATTTGAGCCATCTAGGATTGAGGTAAAAGCTGGAGAAGAGGTGACACTGAATATTACCAGAAAAGTGAAGGTAACCTGTGCAAAAAAGGTAACTGTACCTTCTGAGAAAATCGAAAAAGACCTGCCCCTGAACAAAGCTGTTCCAGTGACATTCACGCCTTCAAAGAAGGGCGAAATTAAGTTTGGATGCGCAATGAAACAGATGCTGGGTGGTGTGATTGTTGTAAATTAA
- a CDS encoding cation transporter has translation MGHDHSHHEFGSTKKLYLAVVINIILTVFQIVGGLLSGSLSLLADALHNFSDAGALAIAAVAARIAKIPPNQRMTYGYKRAEILGALINSTTLIIVGLYLLYEAVNRYFDQNPIDGWTVVWVAAIALVIDIFTALLTYSGSKDSVNIKAAFIHNVSDAAASVVVIISGILIINFQIYVIDLVATVLISLYVLYQAFTLIRQCILVLMQSTPTHLDVDEIKKSIEGVHLVKEAHHIHVWQLDDKKVLLEGHIVVEEQDLPALEKIKMEIRQSLRNKFAINHSTLEFETSLECMNSGN, from the coding sequence TTGGGGCACGATCACAGTCATCATGAGTTTGGTTCAACCAAAAAACTCTACTTAGCGGTAGTTATCAATATTATTTTAACTGTGTTTCAAATTGTGGGAGGGCTCCTTTCTGGGAGTCTTTCCCTGCTTGCAGATGCTCTTCACAATTTCAGTGATGCTGGCGCACTAGCGATAGCCGCTGTCGCCGCAAGGATTGCAAAAATCCCGCCCAATCAGCGGATGACTTATGGATATAAAAGAGCAGAGATTCTTGGAGCACTCATAAATAGTACTACTTTAATAATTGTAGGACTTTACTTACTTTATGAGGCAGTAAATAGATATTTTGACCAAAATCCTATTGATGGTTGGACTGTTGTTTGGGTTGCCGCGATTGCTTTGGTTATAGATATTTTCACAGCCTTACTCACCTATTCCGGGTCTAAGGATAGTGTGAATATTAAGGCTGCATTTATTCACAATGTATCGGACGCCGCAGCCTCAGTTGTAGTTATCATTTCAGGAATCTTAATCATTAATTTTCAGATTTATGTGATCGACTTAGTTGCAACTGTATTGATCTCACTTTATGTACTCTATCAAGCATTCACATTGATTCGACAGTGCATTTTGGTGCTCATGCAAAGCACTCCCACTCACTTAGACGTAGACGAGATAAAAAAATCTATTGAAGGTGTTCATTTAGTAAAAGAAGCACACCATATTCATGTGTGGCAGCTTGATGATAAAAAGGTGTTACTAGAAGGGCATATTGTGGTTGAGGAACAAGACTTGCCTGCGCTAGAAAAAATTAAAATGGAAATTCGACAGTCGCTGCGAAATAAATTTGCTATTAATCACTCAACATTAGAATTTGAAACTTCCCTTGAGTGTATGAATAGTGGTAATTAA
- a CDS encoding sigma-54-dependent Fis family transcriptional regulator: MKANFKILLVEDMESFRDAVTQLLGVYNDVHGVSDIQSAKQALQKAAFDVVILDKGLPDGDGISLISEIKDINPNAVVIMLTSDSDFSTVKRCIALGADDYVIKSDNIIPDLLVRIPVAVSKAASNRRLITLEQQVKDAFRYEIVGKSPATMQLRESILDLRGTSAHVLITGESGTGKELIARRLNAIEDDGKRPFVAINCGAIPENLLESELFGHKKGSFTGATQDRPGRFELAHNGDLFLDEIGEMPLSAQVRLLRVIQEGEFTRVGDDRTIKVKCRVIAATNKDLEQMIAEGKFREDLYHRLNVVRIETAPLRLRMEDIPDLAKLFTLQIGGANYKIDDKALRALGDYDWPGNIRELRNIIERACISARRRSSEQIEYDDISIQAPKNSAYRLRQITCSLPESPSDLTPDKYKEFFITASREYFRAALEAANGNISEIANKIGVGRTTVFRRIQELGLKADKKMAATKSHLPFYRSQPLGREKQGAL, from the coding sequence GTGAAAGCAAATTTCAAAATATTGCTGGTTGAAGATATGGAGTCTTTCCGAGATGCCGTCACACAGCTTCTCGGTGTCTACAATGATGTCCACGGTGTCTCTGATATCCAGTCTGCAAAACAAGCACTCCAAAAGGCAGCCTTCGATGTTGTCATTCTTGATAAGGGGCTTCCTGATGGCGATGGAATCAGCCTCATTTCTGAGATTAAAGACATCAACCCCAATGCTGTAGTTATCATGCTCACCTCTGATTCAGATTTCAGCACGGTAAAGCGCTGTATAGCCCTGGGTGCTGATGATTATGTGATTAAGTCAGACAACATTATTCCTGATTTGTTGGTGCGAATTCCTGTTGCTGTCTCAAAGGCCGCTTCAAACCGAAGATTAATAACTCTTGAACAACAGGTTAAAGATGCCTTCCGATATGAAATTGTCGGGAAAAGCCCCGCAACAATGCAACTCAGAGAAAGCATTTTGGATTTACGAGGAACTTCGGCACACGTTTTAATCACTGGTGAAAGCGGAACTGGCAAAGAACTTATTGCCCGAAGACTTAATGCTATTGAAGACGATGGAAAACGCCCGTTTGTTGCAATCAATTGTGGGGCCATTCCAGAAAATCTTTTAGAGAGTGAACTTTTCGGTCACAAAAAGGGTTCGTTCACGGGAGCTACGCAAGACCGACCTGGCCGCTTTGAATTAGCCCATAATGGTGACCTCTTTCTTGATGAAATTGGTGAAATGCCTTTGTCTGCTCAGGTCCGATTACTTCGAGTGATTCAAGAGGGTGAATTTACCCGTGTAGGCGATGACCGAACTATCAAAGTTAAGTGCCGAGTGATCGCTGCCACCAACAAAGATTTAGAGCAAATGATTGCTGAAGGAAAGTTTCGTGAAGATCTCTATCATCGCCTGAATGTAGTCCGAATTGAAACGGCACCTTTAAGATTACGAATGGAAGATATACCCGATCTGGCCAAGCTCTTCACATTACAAATAGGTGGTGCAAACTACAAAATAGATGACAAAGCTCTCAGGGCACTGGGTGACTATGATTGGCCTGGCAACATTCGAGAACTTAGGAACATCATTGAACGGGCATGTATTTCTGCTCGGCGAAGATCATCTGAGCAAATTGAATACGACGACATTTCCATTCAAGCGCCTAAGAACTCGGCCTATAGATTAAGGCAAATCACATGCTCTCTGCCAGAATCACCTTCTGATCTTACTCCCGATAAATATAAAGAATTTTTTATAACCGCTAGTCGGGAATACTTTAGGGCAGCACTGGAAGCCGCTAATGGAAATATAAGTGAAATTGCAAATAAAATTGGTGTTGGCCGAACAACAGTTTTTAGACGTATTCAAGAATTAGGACTTAAAGCAGATAAAAAAATGGCTGCCACAAAGTCACATTTACCATTTTATAGATCGCAACCTTTAGGACGCGAGAAACAGGGGGCACTATGA
- a CDS encoding TolC family protein, giving the protein MRLKLFIGIITLLLSHLSFAQEGAISSSCQKPGDKNKLFWCLVKNKPEVRLQEIDVKVHDNAISEAAQMLNPELELESIDNKAGGLTSEVTLKHTFELGGKRGSREQVAMAEKGISETRHLAELEEASREFAVKIYRLRQINTELELATENLETFRGIQRQYKKLGRLNPEQSVSVSVFEIAEQETELKKEALSQEKNQILSEFQSILGNGFALNEKLLPNLRSDWPNISVDEIKNSTHLNLKNEVDLASAKYGLAKSESWPDLSIGPKIEQTTGDVNETTFGVALSMPLPILNLNGGGRAKASSELQKAELQRKLISNRQEQYKNFLLNSYLSSSKIVQKSVKRANIQKRHKNLHTLLNRGVVNSALVIEMHREVFEFYEGLHEHELKAIDALWRLYALKGTLLKEEI; this is encoded by the coding sequence ATGAGACTTAAGCTATTCATAGGGATAATTACCCTGCTTTTGTCACACCTTTCTTTTGCACAGGAGGGAGCAATTAGCTCCTCCTGTCAAAAGCCAGGGGATAAAAACAAACTATTTTGGTGCTTAGTAAAAAATAAACCTGAAGTAAGACTCCAAGAAATTGACGTTAAAGTTCATGACAACGCCATATCTGAAGCAGCTCAAATGTTGAACCCCGAACTGGAATTGGAATCTATTGACAATAAAGCAGGTGGGCTGACCAGCGAAGTTACGTTGAAGCACACTTTTGAGTTGGGAGGAAAACGTGGCTCAAGAGAACAGGTCGCTATGGCTGAAAAAGGAATTTCTGAAACGAGACATTTAGCGGAATTGGAAGAAGCTTCTAGAGAATTCGCTGTTAAAATTTACAGACTTAGGCAAATTAATACTGAACTTGAACTTGCCACTGAAAATCTCGAAACCTTTAGAGGCATACAACGGCAATATAAGAAGTTAGGCAGGCTTAACCCAGAGCAATCCGTTTCGGTCTCTGTATTTGAAATCGCAGAGCAGGAAACAGAGTTAAAGAAAGAGGCATTATCTCAAGAAAAAAACCAAATTTTGAGTGAGTTTCAGTCAATACTTGGAAATGGATTTGCATTAAACGAAAAACTGCTGCCGAACCTACGATCCGACTGGCCCAATATCAGTGTTGATGAAATTAAAAACTCAACTCATTTGAATCTCAAAAATGAGGTTGATTTGGCGTCAGCAAAATATGGATTAGCAAAATCTGAATCCTGGCCTGACCTTTCAATTGGACCGAAGATTGAGCAAACCACGGGAGACGTAAACGAGACTACATTTGGCGTAGCACTAAGCATGCCTCTTCCTATTCTTAATCTCAATGGTGGAGGTAGGGCAAAGGCGTCCAGTGAGCTTCAAAAAGCTGAGTTACAAAGAAAATTAATCTCAAATCGACAGGAACAATACAAAAACTTTCTTTTAAATTCATATCTTTCGTCTTCAAAGATAGTCCAAAAGTCAGTTAAACGAGCAAATATTCAAAAACGTCATAAAAATCTCCATACTCTTTTAAATAGAGGAGTTGTGAACTCAGCTCTTGTTATTGAGATGCACCGAGAGGTGTTTGAGTTTTATGAAGGCTTGCACGAGCACGAACTCAAGGCCATTGATGCGCTTTGGAGACTATACGCTCTCAAGGGCACATTACTAAAAGAGGAGATTTAA
- a CDS encoding cation transporter encodes MADSCCQKKGDDLKLLAKRQANVLWIVLGINLIMFFVEFASGIYYQSLALTGDSLDMFGDALAYGSSLYVVSKGMSAKVRASQFKAILMVILGIAFGVNAAYRVFFEANPNPTAMGIIGVIALGLNLVCLALLTRHKSDDINFTSVWLCSRNDIIANVSVLAAAGLVAITGTKWPDLVVGGAIAFLFLRSAFFILKESKSILKEVNA; translated from the coding sequence ATGGCTGATTCCTGCTGCCAAAAAAAAGGAGACGATTTAAAGCTACTTGCAAAAAGGCAAGCAAATGTTCTTTGGATTGTTCTTGGAATTAATTTGATAATGTTTTTTGTAGAGTTTGCATCTGGTATTTATTACCAGTCGCTAGCTTTGACTGGGGATTCGCTAGATATGTTTGGCGATGCCCTGGCTTATGGCAGTAGTCTTTATGTAGTTTCAAAAGGAATGTCTGCTAAAGTAAGAGCCTCACAGTTTAAAGCCATATTGATGGTAATTTTAGGCATCGCATTTGGGGTCAATGCGGCCTATCGAGTCTTTTTTGAAGCTAACCCTAATCCGACAGCAATGGGAATCATTGGAGTAATAGCTCTGGGGCTCAATCTTGTTTGCCTGGCTCTACTTACTCGCCATAAATCGGATGATATCAACTTTACTTCTGTATGGTTGTGTTCTCGCAATGACATTATCGCCAATGTCTCCGTGCTTGCAGCAGCAGGTTTAGTTGCGATCACTGGAACAAAGTGGCCCGATTTAGTAGTGGGAGGAGCCATTGCTTTTTTGTTTTTAAGGTCAGCATTTTTCATACTTAAAGAGTCAAAATCCATTCTTAAAGAGGTTAATGCGTGA
- a CDS encoding cupin domain-containing protein, whose product MPTAQEIIDKLDLTPLPEEGGYYRETYRSEGEKLPARTFGIDADTGRSISTAIYYMVTADSFSAIHRIKSDEVFHFYGGDPVEMIQFDDQGNLQRFILGNDILAGETPQVVVPKGIWQALRLVDGGSWALLGTTVAPGFEFEDFEIGTREQMTELFPHLRNDIQRFTREPGQER is encoded by the coding sequence ATGCCAACTGCACAAGAGATCATAGATAAGCTCGACTTAACCCCATTACCAGAAGAGGGTGGCTACTATCGAGAAACATATAGAAGCGAAGGCGAAAAATTGCCAGCCAGGACTTTTGGAATTGATGCAGACACCGGTAGATCAATCAGTACAGCCATTTACTATATGGTTACTGCTGACAGTTTTTCTGCAATTCATAGAATCAAAAGCGATGAGGTCTTTCACTTTTATGGTGGCGACCCAGTAGAAATGATTCAATTTGATGACCAAGGAAATCTACAAAGGTTTATTTTAGGCAATGACATACTGGCCGGAGAGACTCCCCAAGTCGTCGTACCTAAAGGAATTTGGCAAGCACTTCGCCTTGTTGATGGTGGAAGCTGGGCTCTACTGGGAACAACAGTTGCTCCTGGGTTTGAGTTTGAGGATTTTGAAATTGGCACAAGAGAACAAATGACTGAACTTTTCCCTCACCTGAGAAACGACATCCAAAGATTTACTAGGGAGCCAGGGCAAGAGAGGTAA
- a CDS encoding efflux RND transporter permease subunit: MLNKLIKTAIYNKGLTFTLTLVAIFAGWMSFQTLPIDAVPDITNVQVQVNTAVEGLIPEEIEKFITYPVESEMGGIPDVDEIRSITRFGLSQVTIIFEEGTDIYRARQLVSEKLQSIKDDLPGGVQPKLGPITTGLGEIYFYALEAKKEAQGQERLEQLMELRAINEWLIKPRLLTVKGVAEVNAIGGYEKQYFVKPRLKDLSKYGIHLHEVVEAIERNNRNTGGGYIQQTAEQLLIQATGLVRSPKDIEGIVIKKLPNFKTVTVGDIATVSLDRELRTGAALVNGQESIIGTALMLLGENSRTVALDIEDKIKEIKKSIPDWVKLETIYNRSELVNSTLGTVEKNLLFGAFLVALILLIIIGNFRVAIITAITIPLSLLTTFILMRYFNVSGNLMSLGALDFGIIIDGAVIVMDNCVRFVSKKAKEHGRPLSREEIKKAVLEATIEIRSAAGFGQMIIIVVFLPIFALTGVEAKMFVPMAAAFCFALGSAFIFSFTTIPALAANFLSGNVSTKQPWIMTQVEKIYNPIIQAALKMKLAIVGVGVGAIAAGIILFSFLGSDFLPQLDEGSIAVQFVRPTNISIDQSVEMQKLSEKVILEFPEVNRVLSRIGTAEVATDPMGPNLSDTYILLKEKAKWLLHDGHKRTKNRLIADIKEKLESLIPGQTLIFSQPIQLRFNELLEGVRADVALKVFGEDMDQITEVATQAAQIVGRIQGVGEAEEETKGKSPVLRINPINSELQRLGLAKENVLSTVETAIGGTEAGSLYEGVMRFPIVVRLNEQDRSSLASIKEVPVGVGENFTIPIKDLAEVKIEETFSDIRRESSKKRAAVLVNVRGRDTASFVEEAKAAVDRELKLPPGTYIEWGGSFKNLEKARNRLMIVVPLALLLVFVMIFMAFKSLTQTFIIFGCIPMALVGGVIGLMLNGLNFSISAAIGFIALSGIAVLNGVVLVSYFNKLKLDGLTGDELIRQGTKMRLRPVLMTASAAAFGFLPMMLSTGSGAEVQRPLASVVVGGIISATILTLIVLPIVYRLLESKMKVVDSGMSH, encoded by the coding sequence ATGTTAAATAAACTAATTAAAACTGCTATTTATAATAAAGGTCTCACCTTCACACTCACTCTAGTGGCAATCTTTGCGGGATGGATGTCGTTTCAGACTCTACCCATTGATGCCGTCCCAGACATTACAAATGTGCAAGTTCAGGTGAATACGGCTGTAGAGGGCTTGATTCCTGAAGAAATTGAAAAATTCATTACCTATCCTGTTGAGAGTGAAATGGGAGGAATTCCTGATGTAGATGAAATTCGTTCGATCACCCGCTTTGGACTCTCTCAAGTCACAATCATCTTTGAAGAAGGAACTGATATATATAGAGCCCGACAGCTCGTATCTGAAAAACTTCAGTCTATTAAAGATGACTTGCCCGGAGGGGTACAACCCAAACTAGGACCAATCACCACTGGTTTAGGAGAAATTTACTTTTACGCTTTAGAGGCAAAAAAGGAGGCCCAAGGGCAAGAGCGACTCGAACAGCTTATGGAACTAAGAGCCATCAACGAGTGGCTAATAAAGCCGAGGCTACTTACTGTAAAAGGAGTTGCCGAAGTCAACGCCATTGGTGGTTATGAAAAGCAGTATTTCGTTAAACCTCGTCTAAAAGATTTGTCAAAATACGGTATCCATCTTCATGAAGTCGTAGAAGCTATTGAAAGAAATAATCGCAACACTGGTGGTGGTTACATCCAACAAACCGCCGAACAGCTACTGATTCAAGCTACAGGGTTAGTCCGGTCCCCTAAAGACATTGAAGGCATCGTTATCAAAAAATTGCCGAATTTTAAGACCGTAACTGTCGGTGATATTGCAACGGTGTCTCTCGATCGAGAGTTGAGAACAGGCGCTGCACTTGTTAATGGACAAGAGAGTATAATAGGTACGGCTCTAATGCTTTTAGGAGAAAATAGTCGAACCGTAGCTCTTGATATCGAAGATAAGATCAAGGAAATCAAAAAAAGTATTCCTGACTGGGTGAAGCTCGAAACAATCTACAACCGATCAGAGTTAGTCAACAGCACTTTAGGGACCGTAGAAAAAAACCTACTTTTCGGGGCGTTCTTAGTTGCACTGATACTTTTAATTATTATCGGAAATTTTCGAGTTGCTATTATTACGGCGATCACAATTCCCTTATCACTTTTAACCACGTTTATACTTATGCGTTACTTCAATGTGTCGGGCAACTTAATGAGCCTTGGGGCACTAGATTTCGGAATTATTATTGATGGGGCAGTGATCGTTATGGATAACTGTGTTCGCTTTGTTTCGAAGAAAGCCAAAGAGCATGGACGCCCCTTATCTCGTGAAGAAATCAAGAAAGCGGTGCTTGAAGCAACAATAGAAATTCGCTCTGCCGCTGGTTTTGGGCAAATGATTATTATCGTAGTGTTTCTTCCAATTTTTGCTCTAACAGGTGTTGAGGCAAAAATGTTTGTCCCAATGGCAGCAGCATTTTGCTTTGCCCTAGGATCGGCTTTCATTTTTTCTTTCACCACGATACCAGCACTTGCAGCGAACTTTTTGTCAGGAAATGTTTCTACTAAGCAACCTTGGATCATGACTCAAGTAGAGAAGATTTATAATCCAATTATTCAGGCTGCTTTAAAGATGAAACTAGCAATCGTTGGGGTTGGTGTCGGAGCAATTGCAGCAGGAATCATTTTGTTTTCTTTTTTAGGATCAGATTTTTTGCCTCAGCTAGATGAAGGGTCCATTGCTGTTCAGTTTGTAAGACCAACCAATATTAGCATTGATCAATCGGTTGAAATGCAAAAACTCTCAGAAAAAGTGATTCTGGAGTTTCCTGAAGTGAATCGAGTTCTTTCTCGAATAGGAACAGCAGAGGTGGCTACGGACCCTATGGGGCCAAATCTCTCTGATACTTATATTTTATTGAAGGAAAAAGCCAAATGGCTATTGCATGATGGTCATAAGAGAACAAAAAATAGACTCATTGCCGATATTAAGGAAAAGCTAGAGTCACTTATTCCTGGACAGACTCTTATATTTTCTCAGCCAATCCAGTTGCGATTTAACGAGCTTTTAGAAGGAGTAAGGGCAGACGTGGCCTTAAAAGTTTTTGGTGAGGACATGGATCAAATAACTGAGGTCGCTACTCAAGCCGCACAAATTGTGGGTCGAATTCAGGGTGTTGGTGAGGCTGAAGAGGAAACTAAAGGAAAATCCCCTGTGCTAAGAATAAACCCTATTAACTCTGAACTTCAACGCTTGGGATTGGCCAAGGAAAATGTTCTTTCTACGGTGGAAACAGCAATTGGAGGAACAGAGGCAGGTAGCTTGTATGAGGGGGTGATGAGATTTCCAATCGTTGTGCGCCTAAACGAGCAAGACCGTTCAAGCTTAGCATCAATTAAAGAGGTCCCCGTTGGTGTCGGTGAAAACTTTACGATTCCCATTAAAGATTTAGCTGAGGTCAAAATTGAAGAAACTTTTAGCGATATCCGAAGAGAATCTTCAAAAAAACGAGCAGCTGTTCTCGTCAATGTAAGAGGCAGGGACACAGCAAGTTTTGTCGAAGAGGCAAAAGCAGCAGTCGATAGAGAACTTAAGCTCCCCCCAGGAACTTATATTGAATGGGGTGGAAGTTTTAAGAACTTAGAGAAGGCAAGAAATCGACTGATGATTGTTGTCCCTTTAGCCTTACTTCTCGTTTTCGTAATGATTTTTATGGCTTTTAAGAGCTTAACTCAGACGTTTATTATTTTTGGATGTATTCCTATGGCTCTCGTTGGAGGGGTTATCGGTTTAATGCTCAATGGTCTAAATTTTAGCATTTCCGCCGCCATTGGCTTTATTGCTCTTTCGGGAATTGCTGTACTCAATGGCGTTGTCTTGGTCAGTTACTTTAACAAACTCAAACTGGATGGCTTGACGGGAGATGAGTTGATTCGGCAAGGAACCAAGATGAGGCTGAGACCAGTTCTAATGACAGCTTCGGCAGCTGCATTTGGGTTTCTCCCTATGATGTTGTCTACTGGAAGTGGCGCCGAAGTGCAAAGACCCTTGGCTTCTGTGGTTGTGGGGGGAATCATCTCGGCAACAATCTTGACACTCATTGTTCTTCCTATTGTTTACCGATTACTCGAAAGTAAAATGAAAGTCGTAGATTCTGGAATGAGTCACTAA
- the cadA gene encoding cadmium-translocating P-type ATPase, with product MSEMSHDSHSCCHHHEHKESSKKLVKNGNPNAVYTCPMHPEIRQIGPGSCPKCGMALEPLIADDSENEELKDMSRRFWFATSLTLPIFLLAMGDMIPGQPISKLIPPSIRVWLELALATPVCLWSAWPFYIRAIDSIKRKSLNMFTLIGLGVSVSYIYSLIATLFPNIFPESFRTADGHVAVYFEAAGVIVTLILLGQVLELKARDQTSSAIKKLLGLAAKTARRISDDGKEEDIPLEDVQIGDKIRVRPGEKIPVDGVVLEGSSSIDESMITGEPIPVEKHKNDKVVGATINGTGSLVMKAEKVGADTLLSRIVHMVAEAQRSKAPIQKLADIVSGYFVPIVVLVAIITFVVWAVFGPDPAMAYAMINAVAVLIIACPCALGLATPMSIMVATGRAATMGVLFKNAESIEVMRKVTTIVVDKTGTLTEGKPRLVMVTPVREYSEDELLKFAATLEKGSEHPLAAAIVKGAEEKGVKLVDSADFNSVTGKGVQGNIEGRSVALGNKAMMDDFKVNFADAYQKAEEFRADGQTVMFLAIDNNPAGLIGVADPIKESTPEAIKDLHAQGIKVVMLTGDSRTTGEAVAKKLNIDKVIAEVLPEQKVEEITKLQSLGETVAMAGDGINDAPALAKAHVGIAMGTGTDVAMESAGVTLVKGDLRGIVRARKLSNATMNNIKQNLFFAFFYNAAGVPIAAGILYPFFGILLSPMIAAAAMSFSSISVIANSLRLKRRAF from the coding sequence ATGTCAGAAATGTCCCATGATAGTCATTCTTGTTGCCATCATCATGAGCACAAAGAATCGTCAAAAAAATTAGTCAAAAATGGAAATCCAAACGCCGTTTACACTTGCCCAATGCATCCGGAAATCAGGCAAATAGGGCCCGGAAGTTGTCCAAAGTGTGGAATGGCACTTGAACCACTCATTGCTGATGATTCAGAAAATGAAGAGTTAAAGGACATGTCTAGGAGGTTCTGGTTTGCTACTTCCCTCACTTTGCCAATCTTTCTGTTAGCAATGGGAGATATGATTCCGGGGCAGCCTATATCAAAATTGATTCCTCCCAGTATTCGAGTGTGGTTGGAACTGGCACTGGCAACACCCGTGTGTCTATGGTCAGCATGGCCGTTTTACATAAGAGCTATCGATTCAATAAAAAGAAAAAGTTTAAATATGTTTACTCTCATAGGTCTTGGAGTAAGCGTTTCTTATATTTATAGTTTGATAGCAACTTTATTCCCCAATATATTTCCTGAATCTTTCCGGACGGCAGATGGTCATGTAGCAGTCTATTTTGAAGCTGCTGGAGTTATAGTGACTCTTATTCTTTTGGGTCAAGTCTTAGAGTTGAAAGCAAGAGATCAGACAAGCTCTGCTATTAAGAAGCTATTGGGTCTTGCAGCTAAAACAGCGAGACGAATAAGCGATGACGGAAAAGAGGAGGACATTCCTCTAGAAGATGTTCAAATCGGTGACAAAATTAGAGTTAGGCCAGGAGAAAAAATTCCTGTAGACGGAGTAGTTTTGGAGGGATCAAGTTCTATTGATGAATCAATGATTACTGGTGAGCCTATCCCAGTTGAAAAACACAAAAATGATAAAGTTGTTGGTGCGACTATAAATGGTACTGGCTCTCTGGTAATGAAAGCTGAAAAGGTAGGTGCAGACACTCTCCTCTCTAGAATCGTGCATATGGTCGCCGAAGCTCAGAGGAGTAAAGCTCCCATTCAAAAGTTGGCCGATATTGTTTCAGGATACTTCGTACCAATAGTAGTTCTGGTTGCCATTATTACTTTTGTAGTTTGGGCAGTATTTGGACCTGATCCGGCGATGGCCTATGCAATGATAAACGCAGTTGCTGTACTTATTATCGCTTGTCCTTGTGCTCTAGGGTTAGCTACGCCAATGTCAATTATGGTTGCGACAGGAAGAGCGGCAACAATGGGAGTGCTTTTCAAAAATGCTGAATCTATAGAAGTAATGAGAAAGGTCACAACTATAGTTGTAGATAAAACAGGAACACTCACGGAGGGAAAGCCACGGCTTGTTATGGTCACGCCAGTTCGCGAATACTCAGAAGATGAACTGCTCAAATTCGCTGCGACGTTAGAGAAAGGAAGTGAACATCCACTTGCAGCGGCAATTGTTAAAGGAGCTGAGGAAAAAGGTGTCAAGCTTGTAGATAGTGCCGACTTTAACTCAGTTACAGGAAAGGGTGTTCAAGGAAATATCGAAGGAAGATCAGTAGCTCTCGGTAACAAGGCAATGATGGATGATTTTAAAGTTAATTTCGCTGATGCTTATCAAAAAGCCGAAGAATTTAGAGCTGACGGCCAAACAGTAATGTTTTTGGCAATTGACAATAATCCTGCAGGACTCATTGGCGTGGCCGATCCAATTAAGGAAAGTACGCCTGAAGCAATTAAGGATCTTCATGCCCAAGGAATTAAAGTTGTAATGTTGACTGGAGATAGCCGAACCACGGGGGAAGCTGTGGCTAAGAAACTCAATATTGACAAAGTAATTGCTGAAGTCCTTCCAGAACAAAAAGTTGAAGAGATCACGAAACTTCAATCTCTTGGAGAAACCGTTGCAATGGCTGGAGATGGGATTAACGATGCTCCTGCTTTAGCAAAGGCACATGTTGGAATTGCGATGGGCACAGGAACTGATGTTGCGATGGAAAGTGCCGGTGTCACTTTAGTAAAGGGCGACCTCAGGGGAATTGTTAGGGCCAGAAAACTAAGCAATGCAACGATGAACAACATCAAACAAAACCTGTTTTTTGCTTTTTTCTATAATGCAGCAGGTGTACCCATAGCTGCTGGCATTTTGTATCCATTTTTTGGTATACTTTTAAGCCCTATGATCGCTGCTGCTGCCATGAGTTTTAGCTCAATTTCGGTGATTGCCAATTCGTTGAGACTAAAAAGAAGGGCATTTTAG